In one window of Macrotis lagotis isolate mMagLag1 chromosome 5, bilby.v1.9.chrom.fasta, whole genome shotgun sequence DNA:
- the LOC141490085 gene encoding olfactory receptor 5V1-like — MEDIKERGNQTIVTEFIFLGFSNHPELQGLFFLIFLAVYLVALLGNFLILTAIRINPVLHTPMYYFLSNLSFLDICYTSTTVPIMLVNFFREKKTISYGGCLSQLFFLVTFAGSECVLLAAMAYDRFIAICHPLRYPVLMSKRVCACLASGSWLCGLVNSLVHTGLTAALTLCGPNQINHFFCDIPLLLKLSCSDTSVNEVTLYVASATIGLSPCLFTAVSYILIISAILKIQSAQGRQKAFSTCASHLTVVVIYYGTANINYDQPSSGYSLDVDILVSVLFCIVTPMLNPIIYSLRNKEVKVALRKLCEGYILSNDSRVQIGS; from the coding sequence ATGGAGGACAttaaagaaaggggaaatcaaaCAATTGTAACTGAATTCATCTTCCTGGGGTTTTCTAACCACCCAGAACTGCAGGGATTGTTCTTCCTAATATTTTTAGCTGTATACCTAGTAGCTCTTCTGGGTAATTTTCTCATATTAACAGCAATCAGAATCAACCCTGTTCTTCATACTCCCATGTATTATTTCCTCAGTAACTTGTCCTTCCTGGACATCTGCTACACCTCCACCACGGTCCCCATCATGCTGGTGAACTTTttcagagagaagaaaaccaTTAGCTATGGAGGCTGCTTGTCCCAGCTCTTCTTCCTTGTTACTTTTGCAGGCTCTGAATGTGTCTTGTTGGCTGCTATGGCATATGACAGATTTATAGCCATTTGCCATCCATTACGTTACCCAGTTCTCATGAGCAAGAGGGTCTGTGCCTGCTTGGCATCTGGGTCCTGGTTGTGTGGGTTAGTGAATTCTCTGGTACACACAGGGTTAACAGCAGCTCTCACCTTGTGTGGTCCCAACCAGATAAACCATTTTTTCTGTGATATTCCTCTGCTTCTGAAACTATCTTGCTCAGACACTTCAGTCAATGAGGTCACACTGTATGTAGCCAGTGCCACTATTGGTCTAAGCCCCTGTCTCTTCACTGCTGTGTCCTATATACTCATTATCTCTGCCATCTTGAAAATCCAGTCTGCTCAAGGGCGGCAAAAAGCCTTCTCCACCTGTGCGTCTCACCTCACTGTGGTGGTCATCTACTATGGAACTGCCAACATCAACTATGATCAGCCCAGCTCAGGCTACTCTCTAGATGTAGACATCCTTGTCTCTGTTCTTTTCTGTATTGTTACCCCCATGTTAAATCCTATCATCTACAGCCTGAGAAACAAGGAAGTTAAAGTTGCCTTGAGGAAATTATGTGAAGGGTATATTTTATCTAATGATTCTCGTGTTCAAAttggttcttaa